From one Candidatus Goldiibacteriota bacterium genomic stretch:
- a CDS encoding SemiSWEET transporter encodes MDIKILGLIAGFFTSIGFIPQIIKGFRTKKMKDVALWQYILTFIGIALWLIYGTIIKDLPLIAANAFSLVCVTTVLSLRIIYRNN; translated from the coding sequence ATGGACATTAAAATTTTGGGATTAATCGCAGGTTTTTTCACGTCAATAGGTTTCATACCGCAGATAATAAAGGGATTTAGGACAAAAAAGATGAAAGACGTAGCGCTATGGCAGTACATCCTTACGTTTATAGGAATTGCCCTATGGCTTATTTACGGCACTATTATAAAAGACCTTCCTCTTATTGCCGCAAACGCTTTTTCGCTTGTATGCGTTACTACCGTATTATCACTGCGCATAATATACCGCAATAACTGA
- a CDS encoding heparin lyase I family protein, with the protein MPANPNSPKPVIRVEKRGGKEVTVIRNLHTYGSARLEKIAGDIKKSCGCGGTVKNGAIEIQGNKNDAVKSYLIKNLLALILVLFMTSCKSPSVNINEPGTQPYDYGELALLNLDFNSQTYSPWEGQYTADGVNFSYDETGAYEGSHCGKFKIGADGDLWTSPNTGLQSARSELQLFNTAPSDTELYYSWYIRLDSSYTESDNWQVIGQFHDQPDPALGETWSTYPAHSPPLAYKYRNGNLIISVYSWDTNSVMDIASVPLSKGVWHRIKTRVFWSTESTGFVEVWLDGVPIESASAITRYTAKNCFNNAGNYIKIGLYRSNNITTEGIVYYDNIKSGLTSESVD; encoded by the coding sequence ATGCCGGCTAACCCAAACTCACCAAAGCCCGTAATACGCGTTGAAAAACGCGGCGGCAAAGAAGTAACTGTTATCCGCAATCTGCACACTTACGGCAGCGCGCGCCTTGAAAAAATAGCAGGTGATATAAAAAAATCCTGCGGCTGCGGCGGAACCGTTAAAAACGGCGCAATAGAGATACAGGGCAACAAAAACGATGCTGTAAAAAGTTATCTGATAAAAAACTTACTGGCGTTGATTCTTGTTTTGTTTATGACTTCATGCAAGTCCCCGTCGGTTAACATAAACGAACCCGGTACACAGCCGTATGATTACGGCGAATTGGCGCTGCTTAACCTTGATTTTAACTCCCAAACATACTCTCCGTGGGAAGGGCAGTACACGGCAGATGGTGTCAACTTTTCTTATGATGAAACCGGCGCATACGAAGGCAGCCACTGCGGAAAATTCAAAATAGGCGCTGACGGCGATTTATGGACTTCTCCGAATACAGGTTTACAGTCCGCAAGAAGCGAACTACAGTTATTTAACACGGCTCCGTCTGATACCGAACTATATTATTCCTGGTACATCAGGCTTGATTCTTCTTATACAGAAAGTGATAACTGGCAGGTAATAGGGCAGTTTCACGACCAGCCCGACCCCGCGCTTGGCGAAACCTGGAGCACATATCCCGCTCATTCGCCTCCGCTTGCCTATAAATACAGAAATGGAAACCTGATAATCAGCGTATATAGCTGGGATACAAACAGCGTTATGGACATTGCGTCAGTGCCTTTAAGCAAAGGCGTCTGGCACAGGATTAAAACAAGGGTGTTCTGGAGCACGGAAAGTACAGGGTTTGTTGAAGTATGGCTTGACGGGGTGCCAATTGAAAGCGCATCAGCCATTACAAGATACACGGCAAAAAATTGTTTTAATAACGCCGGCAATTACATTAAAATAGGGCTGTACAGGTCAAATAATATAACAACAGAGGGAATTGTTTATTATGATAATATCAA